The following coding sequences lie in one Spirosoma sp. KUDC1026 genomic window:
- a CDS encoding NAD(P)-dependent alcohol dehydrogenase, with the protein MEQIKTKGYGAKASLIDRFSKLAPMEFERNAPKEDEVLIDILYCGVCHSDLHQVRNDWANTIYPCVPGHEIVGKVVQAGSAVTKFAVGDTVGVGCMVDSCGNCHSCQEGEEQYCEGPVSWTATYNGYMKPDGSGYNTFGGYSTNIVVKESFVLKIPDTLDIKAAAPILCAGITTYSPLRHWDVKPGDKVGIAGLGGLGHMAVMLAKAMGAEVTVLTTSKDKQAAAEALGAHQVIISSDKDAMKENELTLDIILVTIPDPFDVSPYVTLLKRDGKLVTVGLLGEYKSPLNNMEIAMHRRTVAGSLIGGIRETQEVLDFCAEHNILPDIEMIDIKDINTAYDRLMDEDVRFRFIIDMQSLKNEN; encoded by the coding sequence ATGGAGCAAATTAAAACGAAGGGATACGGGGCCAAGGCCAGCCTGATCGACCGGTTTAGTAAACTGGCGCCAATGGAATTTGAACGTAACGCGCCCAAAGAAGACGAGGTACTTATTGATATTTTATACTGTGGCGTATGCCATTCGGATCTGCACCAGGTTCGTAATGACTGGGCTAATACCATCTACCCCTGCGTGCCCGGCCACGAGATTGTCGGGAAAGTTGTGCAGGCGGGTAGCGCCGTTACCAAATTTGCGGTTGGCGATACGGTCGGCGTTGGTTGCATGGTCGATTCCTGCGGTAATTGCCACTCTTGTCAGGAAGGGGAGGAGCAGTACTGCGAAGGACCCGTCAGTTGGACGGCCACGTATAATGGCTACATGAAACCCGATGGCAGTGGCTATAATACGTTCGGAGGCTACTCCACCAACATTGTTGTGAAGGAGTCGTTCGTACTGAAGATTCCGGATACGCTGGATATTAAGGCCGCTGCGCCTATTCTCTGCGCGGGTATCACTACCTATTCGCCCCTGCGGCACTGGGACGTAAAACCCGGTGATAAAGTTGGGATTGCGGGCTTAGGCGGCCTGGGGCATATGGCCGTCATGCTGGCTAAAGCCATGGGCGCCGAAGTGACCGTCCTGACAACCAGTAAAGACAAGCAGGCTGCTGCCGAGGCACTGGGGGCGCATCAGGTTATTATCTCGAGTGATAAAGACGCCATGAAAGAGAACGAGCTTACGCTCGACATAATTCTGGTGACGATCCCGGACCCATTTGATGTCAGCCCGTACGTAACGTTGCTGAAACGGGATGGTAAACTGGTAACAGTAGGACTGCTGGGAGAATACAAAAGTCCGCTTAATAATATGGAAATCGCCATGCACCGCCGGACGGTAGCCGGCTCGCTGATTGGCGGTATTCGTGAAACGCAGGAGGTGCTGGACTTCTGCGCTGAGCACAACATCCTGCCCGACATCGAAATGATTGACATTAAGGATATCAATACGGCCTACGACCGATTGATGGACGAGGACGTACGATTCCGCTTTATCATCGACATGCAGTCGCTGAAAAACGAGAATTAA
- a CDS encoding XisH family protein → MARDLFHQVVREALEAEGWSINHDPLVLKLGGLRMEIDLAAEQMLAAEKGPDRIAVEVKSFVGKSNLNDFYEAKGQYDVYRRGLLREGGQRRLYLAIDSDVFQSFFQKSLIAEIVEEDLISLLVYDVTTKRITQWITR, encoded by the coding sequence ATGGCCCGTGACTTATTTCATCAGGTAGTTAGGGAAGCTCTAGAAGCTGAAGGTTGGTCTATCAATCATGATCCGCTTGTTTTGAAATTAGGTGGGTTACGAATGGAGATTGATCTAGCCGCTGAACAGATGCTAGCTGCCGAAAAGGGACCAGATCGGATCGCTGTTGAAGTAAAAAGCTTTGTCGGAAAGTCAAATCTTAATGATTTTTACGAAGCCAAAGGCCAATACGATGTTTACCGTCGAGGTTTGCTACGAGAAGGTGGGCAACGTAGATTGTACCTGGCTATTGACAGCGACGTCTTTCAGTCGTTTTTTCAAAAATCGCTTATTGCCGAAATCGTAGAAGAAGACTTGATTTCGTTGCTCGTTTACGATGTAACGACTAAACGCATCACGCAATGGATAACCCGGTAG
- a CDS encoding XisI protein: MDNPVATYREIIINLLESYASVPSIGGAGEDLEEQLILDTQRDHYQILTIGWENGKRVYYPVFHLDIRNGKIWVQEDATDFDIVGELERRGVAKNDIVLAFQAPYKRPFTGYGIS; this comes from the coding sequence ATGGATAACCCGGTAGCTACCTATCGCGAAATTATTATCAATTTGCTGGAGTCGTATGCCAGTGTACCATCAATAGGTGGGGCTGGTGAAGACTTAGAAGAACAACTAATTCTGGATACTCAACGCGATCATTATCAAATTTTGACGATAGGTTGGGAAAATGGAAAGCGAGTTTATTACCCTGTATTTCATCTGGACATTCGAAATGGGAAAATCTGGGTTCAGGAAGATGCTACTGACTTTGATATAGTTGGAGAGCTTGAACGGAGGGGCGTTGCTAAAAACGACATTGTATTAGCATTTCAAGCTCCTTACAAACGACCTTTTACTGGATACGGGATATCTTAA